The following is a genomic window from Chryseobacterium ginsenosidimutans.
TACGTCGACCTGATTCATGAATGCACTTATGGACTGGCCGTTTCCGTGAAGCATCAGAAGGGGCTCACCTTCGCCGTAAGTTTCATAATACATTTTGATACCATTTACATCAGCAAATTTTCCGTGAGGCATGTTTCCGATAATATTCTGTCCTTTAATTAATAAAGATTTTTTTCCACTGAAAGGTTGGTTGTCAGAAGTTGTGATGGAGAAATTTTTAACATGAGTTATTTTATTTCTTCCGATACCTTCAACCCAGTTTTTTTCTAAAATTAAATCTTCTTCAAATCCACTGTTTTTTAAAGAGATCTCTTTCCATTTTTTTGTTTTTCCATCATTTACTTCCAACTTAAAATCATCAAAATAAAAATCACCGTTATCTTCAGCAAAAGCACCAATGTTTAATATTCTTGCTTTAGAATTAATGTTTCCTTCTATTGTAAAAGTTTTCCATTCGGATGTTACTTTTATATTTGAGTATGCTTGGTTTTCAAAGAATCCTGTTGTATCGTCTATATTGTCTACTCTTGCCCAAATAGCACATTTAGAGTTATTATCATTTTCTTTTCTGATTTTTGCCGATGCTCGGAATTTCCAGTTTTGCATATTTTGCACATTCACGGGCTGAACGAGTGAAGTCCATCCGGCTACTATAGTTTTACTTTGAGCAAAAGCTACAACCGAAAACAATAAAAGGGAAATTGTAATAAAATTTTTCATAAATATGTTTGTTATAAATTATTCAAATCCTGCGCAATCAGCCAAGCCTCGCTCCAACATGCCTGAAAATTAAAGCCGCCCGTCACAGCATCGATATTTAACACTTCGCCGGCAATATAAAAATTGGGCAAAATCTTAGAAGACATGTTTTTGAAGTTAATTTCCTTTAAATCAACGCCTCCGGCGGTTACAAATTCGTCTTTGAAGGTTGATTTTCCTGTAACTTTAAACTTTTTTTTGCATAAATTTTCGAGAATGCTCTGCATTTCTTTTCCTGAAAGTTGAGCAACCTGCTTATTGAGATCAACTTTTGACACTTCTAAAATTCGTTGCCAAAAACGATTGGTTATATCAAATATCTTTGATTGTCCGATAGTCTTTTTAGGATTCGATTGTCTGAAATTCTGAAATAATTCTTCCGCATCTTCTATGTCTTTGGAAATAAAATTAACCTGAATTTGAAAATTGTATTTCACTTTTGCCAAATTAATCGCTTCCCAAGCTGAAATTTTCAGAATCGCAGGTCCCGAAAGTCCCCAATGGGTAATTAATAATGGCCCACTTTCTTCTGTTTTTAATGTTGGAATCGATGTTTCTGCCATTTCAAAACTTGTTCCCAATAAATCTTTCAGCAAATCATCTTTAATATTGAAAGTAAAAAGGGAAGGAACCAAATCAATAATTTTATGACCCAAATTCTCAACCATCTTTAGAGATTTTGGAGAACTTCCAGTTGTGTAAATCACGAAATCAGCTTCAAAGTCGCCCAAACTAGTTTTAACTACATATTTTCCATCTTGTTTTTCAATTTCCTTGACAGAACATTTTGTCTTTACTTCAATATTTTTTTGCTGAATTTCATGTAATAAAGCGTTGATGATTGTCTGTGAAGAATTGCTTTCAGGGAAAATTCTGTTATCCTTTTCTATTTTCAACGGAACTTTTCTCTGATCGAACCAATCCATTGTATCTCCAGGCTGAAATTTGGTGAAAACACTCAACAATTCCTTATTTCCACGAGGATAAAACTGAACCAGTTCTTTAGGATCAAAACAGGCATGACTTACATTACATCTTCCGCCTCCGGAGATTTTAACTTTCTGAAGGACATCAGAGTTTTGCTCGAGAATGGTAATTTTATATTTTGTTTCGTCAAGATTGGATGCTGCGAAAAATCCTGCTGCACCGCCTCCGATAATGATAATTTGCTTCATAATTCTTTTAATCTTATGCTCAAGATTATTTTTACAAAACTACAATTTTTATAAACCATCTTATTTGAGTAATTTTGACGAATATAATTTAATTATACTAAAACTGATTTTCAAATGATTTTTTACCATAAATTCGAAGTTCGTTGGAGTGATCTTGATGCCAACAAACATTTAGCAAATTCATCTTACGTTCAATACTGTGCACAAACCAGAATGGCTTTTATGAAGCAGGAAAAAATGGGAGTTACGCAAATGAGCCGATGGGGAATTGGTCCGGTTATCATGCACGAAAGATTTTCTTTTTTCAAAGAAATATTTGCAGATCAAACCGTCATTGTAAGCCTTGAAATTGATGGCTGTGCGGAAGATTGTTCCATTTATCGTTTTGTACACAAGTTTTATACTCCTGAAGGAGATCACTGTGCCACTTCAGAAGCAACCGGTGTTTGGATCGATACCATGCTGAGAAAGATGACAACGCCGCCGAATGATGTGGTAGAAGCAATGAATAAATACAAATCTCCCGAAACAGTTCTTTTAACAAGAGAAGATTTTAAAAAGCTGCCTTTCCGCCCGGAAAATATTGATCCGGCAAAACTGGTATAAATTAATTTAAGGTTAAAAAGTAAATGTTATCATTTAAACATTACTTATTACCAATTACGTATTACTTATAATAAAAATTTATGTTTGAAGATAAAGAACCGGAATTAACGCCGATTTCCAAATTAGGAGAATTTGGTTTAATAAAACACTTGACAAAGCATTTTCCGTTAGCCAACGAATCTTCTGAGCTTGGAGTGGGAGATGATGCTGCGGTTATAAATCCTGGCAATAAAAAAGTTGTATTGACGACCGATGTTTTGGCAGAAGGCGTTCATTTCAATTTAGGATATGTTCCGTTGAAGCATTTGGGGTATAAAGCTGTTGTTGTTAATTTGAGTGATATTGCTGCAATGAATGCAACACCAACACAGATTTTAGTTTCTCTGGCTGTTTCAAACCGTTTTCCGGTGGAAGCATTAGAAGAACTTTATGCAGGAATTCAGACAGCTTGTTCTCGTTATAAAGTTGATTTAATTGGCGGAGATACAACAAGTTCCAATGCCGGACTTGTGATGAGCATCACCGCTGTCGGACTAGAAAATGACGAAAATATTGTAAAAAGAAGTACAGCAAAACCAAACGATCTGCTTGTGGTAACAGGTGATTTGGGTGGAGCTTATATGGGACTTCAGATTTTGGAAAGAGAACATGCCGTTTTTTTAGCAGATCCGAATATGCAGCCTGAAATGGAAGGCTACGACTATATTCTGGAAAGACAGCTAAAACCTGAAGCAAGAACGGATGTGAAAGCAATTTTAGAACAGTTGGACATTAAACCAACCTCTATGATTGATGTTTCTGATGGTTTGGCTTCAGAAATTCTTCATCTTTCTGATCAGTCACAAGTTGGATTCAGATTGTATGAAGAGAAAGTTCCGATGGATAACCTGACGATTACAACGGCGGATGAATTTAATTTAAATCCGGTGATGACCGCTCTTAGTGGTGGTGAAGATTATGAATTATTATTCACGATTTCTCCAAATGATTTTGAGAAAATGAAAAACCACCCGGATTTTAGCATTATCGGTCATGCAGTTGAAAAAGAAGAAGGGAACTTTATGGTGGCAAGAGGTTCAAATCAATTGGTTGCTTTAACGGCGCAGGGTTGGGATGCTTTTTTAGGAAATCAACAAAACGAATAAAATTTTATTTAATTTTAAATATTGTTAAAAAACCACTACGGATTGTAGTGGTTTTTATTATTTAAAAAGGTTGTTCCGTGCATCGATCATCTCCTGGAGGGCAATATGTTCCGCCGCCGCCTGAACCACCACCTCCTCCTACGGCAACACATTGTCCGGGATTTCCGTCGTCATTCATTTCGCATGCTTTTCCGAAGGTACATTCGCAATCTGTCCAGCAATAAGCGGAATCTCCGTTGCTGTGACAGCCGTCTCCGCCTCCACCAAGAATGTGGGATAGGTCTTTTCTTAAAAGTTTTTTGATGTTTTTCATAATTAAAGTTTTGAATTGGTTTAAAATATTTTGTAATAATTAAATATAAAGAAATTTATTAATCGAATTCGTAAATTATAAGAAAACCAGGATAAAAAAGATTTAAAAATAATGTCAGTTTATCTCATCCTTTCATTATTCCAACTCATCATAGCATCTCGACACTTAATCAAGTAATTTTTGTAAAAAAGAAACGAAGACCTCTCTTTGCATAAATTTTTTAATTATGAAGAAAGGTCTTTTGACTGCTTTTTATTGTTTTACCCACTTCAGTTGTTGGGTAAACGCACAGACCGGAATTTCCGGAGAGCTTAAAACGGAATATATTCCGTACTCCAGCTATATCCGACCGGAAGACAGTGTAAAAACGGATTCTAAGAGTGATTTTAAAAGGGTAGATCTAAGCTTTAATATTCCATTATCAATGAAGAAAAATGAGGATGGAAAAGTGAAGTCGTGGTCTTTGCTGGTTAATGGTTCTTATGCAAAAATGTCCCACAGAAACTATGAAACTCAGTTATTTCCTGACCAAATGCTGAACGCTCAGGTCGGTTTGCAACATTTAAGACCTTTAGGCGGAAAATGGAGTATGATGATGACGGCATCTGTTGGTGTTTATACAGATCATGAAAATGTAGATTTTGATGATGTTTTGGGACAAGGCGGGGTACTTTTTATCAAGAATTTTAATCCTAAGCTTGCTCTTGGTTTAGGCCCTGTTCTGACAACAGCGTTTGGAGTTCCAATGATTATGCCCTGGATTTATTTTGATTGGAAAACAGGTAATAAAATTAAATTTAACATCAATTTTCCGGAAGGAATGGAAGCCGGCTATCAGTTCACCGACAAATTTGCATTAAAGGCGGTAGTCGGTTTAAATGGAATGACCGTAGAAAGAAACAAGGACGGAAAATCGGTATTACTGGGATATCAGCAAATTACAGCAGGCTTAAGACCGGAAATTAAGATCAATGAATCATTAAGCCTGAAATTAACAGGAGGAACGGCCTTACTGAGAAGTTTCAATGAAAACGAACGCAAAATAAAAAGCATTTTTAAAATGAAACAAGGTGAAGATCCCCGATTTGCAAGCACATTTTATGTAGCAGTTGCCCTACGTTGGAATTTACCCTAAACTATTTACTAATGAGCTTCTTATACACAACCTGACTGAGCAATTCTTCTTTTCGAGTTCTGGATATAGGAAGCTCAATTTTATTGATAAACAAACGTCCTCCTGAGATCATATCGATATGAGTGATATTGATTAAAAAAGATTTATGAATCCTGAAAAAATGCTCAGCAGGAAGCGATTCTTCGATAGCTTTCATTGTTTGATGAATAACAAGCGATTTATCTTTAAAATGAAGCTTCGTATAATTCTGCATACTTTCAATAAATAAAATATCTACCCATGAAACTTTGATAAAAGAATCAGACTGTCGCACATACAAAAAAGGATCATCGAAGGGTGTATTCCTTTTTATTTTTTCGGACATGATGAATTGCTGATGTGCCTTATTCACCGCCTGATAAAAACGATTAAAAGCAATAGGTTTCAACAGATAGTCGACCACCTGAAGCCTATATCCTTCCAAAGCATATTCTGAGTAAGCGGTTGTAAGAATGCATAACGGCGGATTTTCCAATTGTTCTAAAAACTCAAGACCTGTTAAATAAGGCATATTAATATCCAGAAAAAGAAGGTCAATTTGATGGCTCTGTACTTTAGAATTGGCTTCCAAAGCAGTTGCACAAGTATCTACAACCTCTAAAAAGTCAATTTGATCGGCCATTTCTTTCAGATGAAATCTCGCTAACGGCTCATCATCTATAATTAAGCATTTCATTTTGGGAAGATTATTGTTCGTCATTTTCTTGGGATAATTTTAAAGTTAAAGAAACTTTGTAAATGTCATCATCAGATTCGATTTTTAATGTGTGTGAATCCGGATATTGAAGGTTTAGCCGTTTTTTTACATTTTGCAGACCGATTCCATGTGCACCGTCTTTCTTTTTGTAAGTGGTGAGGTTAGAATAAGAATTTTCAACATAAAAGGAAAGTATATTGTCCTCTTCTTTACATGAAATAATGATGTAACCTTTGTGCCCGGGCAAACGACAAACATATTTAAAAGCATTTTCTATAAATGGAACGAGCAAAAGAGGAGCAATAAAAGCTTTTTTATTATTGATGTCCCAAGTGGCTTTTACGTCCAGTTCGTTTCCCCATCTCAATTTTTCAACTTCAACAAGATCTTGGAGATATTGAATTTCCTGGCTGACCATAACCTGATTTTTATTGCAGTGATACAATTGGTACCGCAGAATATCAGAAAATTTTAACAACAGAAATGAAGCGAGTTCCGTATTCGTTTTCATTAAAATATGAATGTGGTTCAAGACATTGAATATCACATGCGGGTTAATCTGATCCTGTAAAAGCTTAAGCTGACTTTCCAAATGTGCCTGCTGAAGTAGAATATGATCACGTTCTATTTTTCCATGTTCGAGATAAAACCTTATTCCACAAGCAGTTCCGATAATGAGAAGTGATGCAGGGATTGATAAGTAAAAACCTTTCCACAGCGCAGCCAGATGCCCCGAGAAACTTGGCGGAAGAGGAGTTTGTGCGTCGATATAGATATAAGCAAAGACAAATGAAAATATAAAACTCAGTAAAATAATTACAATTCCGGCTTCTACTAAGAAATGATTCATCTTTTTGGAAATCAGAGCTTTTGGAAGCAATTTGTCGGTTAAGAAGTGTGCAAAAATAGAAGAACTTATCAGAATAACGGTAGTCTGCAGAAATGCATTATATATTCCGGAATCAACCTGAATCTGCATCCAGATCGCCATCCCGAAAACAAACCAGAAAATGATAATTAGTATATGTTTTTTTAAAAAAAGCTTTGTCATAGATTAAGCAGGTAGATTTATAAAAAATTAGAAACCACAATTTGCAGTTTCTAATACGTAAAGATAATTTAAGTTTTTAGAACAGAAAGTATCCGATTCCCAGTGAAAAGCTGTGAGGTTTAGACTTAAATTCCTTGCTGATGCTGGATAATCCTGTCTCATAACGGAGGTCAACACTGAAGTTTTTATAATCAATTCCAACGCCTCCTGTGATCCCAACATTGAACTTGTTAAATCCTTCCTGTAACACCTTAGTTGTAGATAAATTATCATTAAAAGCATAACTGTAAACGCCACCTGCAAATGCTCTGATATTGAAATCTTTGTTGTTGACGATTTTGTAACCAATGACGATAGGTACGTTAATGGAATTCCACTTTAATTTTGACGAACTTCCATCTTTCATTTCGTAAGAAGTTTTCCTTTTGTTGAATAAAACCTCTCCTTGTACATATAAATGGTTAAAATCTACCCTTGTCATCATTCCGGTCTGATATCCCAAGCCATATTTTCCTTCGAGTGCCGAAGATTCGGAAGACATTTTTGTAAAATTGGTTCCTCCCTTTATGCCGATGTGAAAGGCTAGTGTTTGTTGTGCATTGGCATCAACCGAACAAGTAATGCATGCAAATAATGAGCTTAATGCTAAAAAACGTTGTTTCATAAGATGTTATTAAAATCTGATGCAAAACAACAACTGCAAGCGATGAATTGAAATTTTATTTGATGAATGGTAAGGATGATTTGACGAGAAGTGAATTCTATTTGAAAAAGAATCCCCGCTACGAATGCAACGGGGATTTTAATATGATTTAAAACTAATTTTTATGCTTTCACAATATTAATAATAACCTCAGTTGCCTTTTCCATGCTTTCTAGAGCCACATATTCGTAAGGACCGTGGAAATTCATTCCGCCTGCAAAAATATTCGGACAAGGAAGTCCCATATAAGATAATTGCGCTCCGTCTGTTCCGCCTCTGATGGCTTTGATCTTCGGTTCAATATTCGCTTCTTTCATCGCTTTCGCAGCAAGATCAATGATATGCATTTTGCCTTCAAACTGCTGCTTCATATTGCGGTATTGTTCTTTAATTTCAATTTCTGCTGTTCCTGCGCCATGTTTTTGGTTAAACTCAGCAACTTTTTCCTCCATGAATTTCTTTCTCGCTTCATATTTTTCTTCATCGTGATCTCGGATGATATATTGAAGTTTAGCCTCAGAAATATCAGCATTCACGTCCATTAAATGATAAAAGCCGTCAAAACCTTTAGTAGTAGCGGGAGTTTCATTTGCCGGAAGTAATTGAATAAATTCAGCAGCTAAAAGACCTGCATTCACCATTTTTCCGAAAGCATAACCTGGGTGTACACTCAATCCGTGGATTTTTACCACAGCTCCTGCTGCATTGAAGTTTTCATATTCCAGTTCTCCAACTTCACTTCCGTCCATTGTATAAGCGAATTCTGCCCCGAATTTTGCCACATCAAATTTATGCGCTCCTCTTCCGATTTCTTCATCGGGGGTAAATCCTACGGCTATTCTTCCGTGCTTAATTTCAGGATGAGCAATTAAATATTCAGCAGCCGTTACAATTTCTGCACAACCTGCTTTGTCATCGGCTCCCAAGAGAGTATTTCCGTCAGTTGTAATTAGCGTTTGACCGATATATTTTTTTAAACTTTCAAATTTTGAAGGTGATAAAGTAAATCCTGTTGTCTGATTTAAAACCAAATCACTTCCGTCATAATTTTCCCAAACCTGAGGTTTTACATTTTCCCCACTGAAATCCGGTGAAGTATCATAATGGGAAATAAATCCAACAGTAGGCCTGTCGTCATTTTCAAGGTTTGAAGGAACGTAACCCATTATATAACCGTTTTCGTCAATCGACACATTCTCCAAACCGATTGTTTTCAGTTCTTCAACAATGTATTTTGCGATGTCCCACTGCCTTTCCGTAGAAGGAGTTGTTTCACTTTCTGCGTCGCTCGTTGAATAGATTTTTACATAATTAAGAAAACGGTTCAGTAGTTTTTCTTTCCATAATTGGTTGAATTCCATAGTACTCATCAGATATAGTAAATTTAAAATAGCGCAAATTGCCGGTTGATGGGTTACTGATAAAAACGGTTTTTACAGGTGCCATCAACAGCAACTTACACACACCAAAAATAATTAAAGTTTTTGAACAAAAGCAGCTAATTTTGAACAAAATTTAGAGAGTATGAAATCATCATTTGTAATACGGCCTCAAACTTTATTTTGGTGTTCTGAGAATATGAAAACTAATTATTTGAATAAACTGATACTTCTTAGAAATTTTGATATTCTAAAGATGACGAAATACAATGTTTAATTCCAAACAGAATGATTTAGTTGTTGAGAAGAATTCGATATTTATTGTCACGCTAAATCGTATTTTAGTTCTGTATATCAATTAGTTGTTTGTTTTTAAGCTGTGTAATTAATTTGCTAATTATTTAGGTAAAATCTGCAAAAAAGTTATTTTTTGTAGCAGGAAAAAAAGCATATTTAATTTTATGTTTATAGCTAATGTGTTGATTTATTGTATTGTTGTTTTGTAAAACGATTTTTTTCTAATATTTCTTAAGAATATCCTTTCAAATAAATAATCAGATTATGGCTGTCAGTTTCCAACCATTTATAATATATGATTGTAAACTGATGTTTTTTTTACTAAATGAGATAAAAAAGGTTTTCGGATAATTTATCTGACATTAAATATTAGTTATTGAAATTTTGAATGAGATATAAATGTTTGATAATCAAAATAATGATACATTTGTTTATTAGCAGGCTAAACTTGTTTAGTTTTATTATATTTGAGAAAATCTAAAAGTAAAATGTTTCTTACTGAATGTCCACGTGATGCAATGCAGGGTTGGGGAGAATTTATCCCGACAGATAAAAAAATAGATTATATCAACTCATTAATGGATGTTGGTTTTGATGTGTTAGATTGCCTTAGTTTTGTTTCTCCCAAAGCGATTCCCCAAATGGCTGACTCTAATGAGGTTGCTGAAAATATTGATAAATCGCGCTCTAATACAAAGGTTTCTGCAATTATTGCAAATTATAAAGGAGCAGAAAAAGCACTTAAACACCAATCGGTAGATATTATAGGCTTTCCGTTTTCTATTTCTGAAACTTTTCAGCATAGAAATACCAATAAAAATCAGGAAGAGGCTTTTAACGAAATCCTCAGAATGCAGGAATTGGTAAAAAGTGAGGATAAGCAGTTAAATATCTATTTCTCAATGGCTTTCGGAAATCCATATGGAGAAATGTGGAAATGGAAAGATGTTGATTTCTGGGCTCAGAGATTTTCAGAAATAGGAATTAAAGATGTCTTACTTTCTGATACAACGGGAGTTGCAACACCGGAAACAATATCGCTTTTATTTGGAAAAATACCTTCAAAATATCCCGACATTAATTTTGGAGCCCATTTTCATAACCGTTATGAAGATTCTTACTCAAAATTAAAAGCAGCTTACGATCAAGGTTGTACAAGATTCGACAGTGCAATAAAAGGAATTGGCGGTTGCCCGATGGCAAAAGATGATTTGGTTGGAAATATGCCGACAGAGCAGGTAATTAATTTCATGAGCGTAGAAAAAGCGAGTCACAAATTGAATTTATTAAACTTCGAAAGCTCTTATAATAAAGCAAAAGATATTTTTCATTTTTAAATAATGATAATCTTCGCAGATTTAATAAAATAACAATTAATAAAGAATCACAAAAATGTTACCAATAATCTCACCTTCTGAATTAAAAAATCTTTCGGTAGAAAATATTATCATTCTAGATGCAAGAGTCGGGAAAGATGTTCATCAAAATTACCTTGGTAAACATATTAAAGGAGCAAGATTCATTAATTTGGATAAAGATCTGGCTGAAATTGGTGAAGATGCGGCTTTTGGAGGAAGACATCCGCTTCCGAAAATTGAAAAGTTTGCAGAAACACTTTCAAATCTCGGAATTTCGGAAGATTCCCATGTTGTTGTTTATGATGATAAAAATGGATCAAATGCAGCTGCGAGAGCTTGGTGGATGCTGAAATCTTTTGGACTTGAGAATGTTCAGGTTCTGGATGGCGGATTTCAAAATGCAGAAAAAGAAGAACTGCAGTTTTCTTCAGGAGAGGAAATCTTTGAGAAGACCGAATTAATTGAAAAAGATACATGGCTTTTTCCTGTTTCGGCTTTAGAAGTTGTTGAAAATGAGTTAACAAACAATTATTCAACCGTAATTGATGTAAGAGATGCTTATCGTTATAAAGGTGAATCTGAACCGATTGATTTAATTGCCGGTCATATTCCGGGAGCAATAAATATTCCTTTTTCTGAAAATCTTGATGAAGAGGGGATTTTCCTGAAACCTGAAGTTTTAAAAGAAAAATATTCGAAATTATTAGAAAATAAACCTCAAAATTTGATAATTCACTGTGGTTCCGGAGTTACAGCGTGTCACACGATTTTGGCTTTGAATTATGCAGGTTTTACAATTCCTAATTTGTATGTTGGCTCTTGGAGTGAATGGAGTAGAAGAGAGGGAAAAGAAATTGCAAAAGAAATCTAAGAAAATATTCCTTTACCATTTCTTGATGGTAATTAACAAAATAAAAGGCTGCCAAAATTGACAGCCTGTTTTATTTTAATTAGAGTTTTAAAGCATTCCCAGCTCAAACTTCGCTTCTTCACTCATCATATCCTTGTTCCAGCTTGGTTCGAAAGTAAGCTCCAAATCAACGCTTTTCACATTTTCCACTTCTCCAACCTTATCTTTTACTTCCTGTGGAAGGGTTTCTGCAACCGGACAGTTTGGTGTAGTAAGTGTCATAATAATTTTCACATCACCATCTTCAGAGATCTGAACGTCATAAATAAGTCCTAATTCGTAAATATCCACCGGAATTTCGGGGTCGTACACGGTTTTTAAAACTCCAATGATTTCTTCTCCTATATCGGCAATTTGATCGTCTGTAAATTTCATTTTTTAATCTAGATTGATA
Proteins encoded in this region:
- a CDS encoding SUF system Fe-S cluster assembly protein, whose product is MKFTDDQIADIGEEIIGVLKTVYDPEIPVDIYELGLIYDVQISEDGDVKIIMTLTTPNCPVAETLPQEVKDKVGEVENVKSVDLELTFEPSWNKDMMSEEAKFELGML